The following nucleotide sequence is from Synechococcus sp. KORDI-52.
TGGAGGGCACGGGGGAAGCGGACCTGGTACAGGCCCTGCTCGAGCGTTGTGGTGCGGCAGGCACCGACGGCATGTTGGTGGCACTGAATCAACGCCAACGTGATCTGGCGGCGCGGGCGGCTGAGGCGCTAGCCCGCAGCCAGGAGGTGGCGGCCCAGCAGCTGCCCTGGGACTTCTGGACCATCGACCTGCGCGAGGCGATCCGGTCTCTAGGGGAGATCACCGGGGAAGAACTCACCGAAGCGGTGCTGGACCGTGTGTTCTCCCGCTTCTGTATCGGCAAGTGAGCCGCCTAAGGCAGACGGCCTGAAGCCTGCAGTTCCTCCTCAAACCCGAAGGCTGTCGGCGATTGCAGGCGATCTGGGAAGAGCACGCCGTCGAGGTGATCGCACTCGTGCTGCATCACCCTGGCTTCGAAGCCGCTGAAGTGTTCGCGGTGGCAGCGGCCTTGCAGATCACGCCATTGCAGTCGGATGTTGGCCCAGCGGGCCACCTCGCCCCGCAGGCCCGGCACGCTCAGGCAGCCTTCCCAGCCCGCGATGGTCGTCTTGCTCAGGGGAGTGATCAAGGGATTGATGATCACCCGCTCCGGCACCGGCGCTGCATCGGGATAGCGGGGATTGTGGGCCATGCCCACCACCACCACACGCCAGGGTGCATGGATCTGCGGGGCGGCCAGTCCTGCTCCGGAGCGGGCGGTTTTGGTGTCGATCAGGTCGTTGATCAGGGCCTGGAGATGTTCGGAACCGAACCAGCTCTCTGGCACCTCAGTCGCCCGCTGGCGAAGGGCAGGATCACCAAGGCGAAGAACGGGTCGAATGCTCATCGCTCTCCTTTTTGGCGAGGCATCAGCCTGGCGATCAGGATCAGCAGCGTGATGGCCGTGTAAGCCACAGCCCACGGTTCACCGGTGCCCCACCCCAGGTTCAGCACGGTGTCGGCGCTGGAGAACCGCCAGGCATGCAGGATCCCGAA
It contains:
- a CDS encoding peptide deformylase, producing the protein MSIRPVLRLGDPALRQRATEVPESWFGSEHLQALINDLIDTKTARSGAGLAAPQIHAPWRVVVVGMAHNPRYPDAAPVPERVIINPLITPLSKTTIAGWEGCLSVPGLRGEVARWANIRLQWRDLQGRCHREHFSGFEARVMQHECDHLDGVLFPDRLQSPTAFGFEEELQASGRLP